From the genome of Calliopsis andreniformis isolate RMS-2024a unplaced genomic scaffold, iyCalAndr_principal scaffold0022, whole genome shotgun sequence, one region includes:
- the Dnapol-gamma35 gene encoding DNA polymerase subunit gamma-2, mitochondrial: MNTIQLLKKISPNFITVAESGLVYGPQGRLFRRNFEELWFLHCVTMSPYNIFLSEKPQSDFNLIARTSPCSLPFGSAVISNSKNSWNQNILSPVKLNSHQTAQVSIFNFNNFGKDLYHKLQKERKIWWRKLAQNPSRFRITEVKKIRSFDSVDIEAHFSFGSILLERITFCKASQVNSKKGLTDSQIVEHTVSFDWGCLALFCDACDSKSTQIEIHSKLAPHKIALCVRQCQESRVQDEDLNRFLLYLNNILRSTGLNTILTNSEEIVEACLVPFMVLIDKSSLENGIIRVRNRSTTLDEAVHISNLVKYVITRC, translated from the exons ATGAATACAATACAGCTTCTAAAGAAAATTAGCCCAAATTTTATCACTGTTGCAGAAAGTGGACTTGTGTATGGTCCCCAAGGTAGACTGTTCAGAAGGAACTTTGAAGAACTCTGGTTTCTCCATTGTGTGACTATGTCACCATATAATATATTCCTATCAGAAAAACCCCAGAGTGATTTTAATTTGATTGCTAGAACTAGTCCTTGCTCCTTGCCCTTTGGCTCTGCTGTAATAAGTAACTCAAAAAATTCTTGGAATCAGAATATTCTGTCTCCTGTGAAGCTAAATTCTCATCAAACTGCTCAGGTTTCAATTTTCAACTTCAATAATTTTGGCAAAGATTTGTACCATAAGCTGCAAAAGGAACGCAAAATCTGGTGGCGAAAGTTGGCACAGAACCCTTCAAGGTTCCGAATCACAGAGGTGAAAAAGATAAGAAGCTTTGACTCAGTGGATATTGAAGCTCATTTTTCCTTTGGCTCCATTCTCTTAGAAAGAATAACTTTCTGTAAAGCTTCCCAG GTGAACAGTAAAAAAGGTTTAACTGACTCTCAAATAGTTGAACACACAGTGTCCTTTGACTGGGGTTGCTTAGCTCTGTTTTGTGATGCCTGCGATAGCAAGTCAACTCAAATAGAAATTCACTCTAAATTGGCTCCACACAAAATTGCTCTTTGTGTGAGGCAGTGTCAAGAATCGAGGGTCCAAGATGAGGACTTGAACCGCTTTCTACTTTACTTGAATAATATTCTCAGATCGACGGGTTTAAACACTATTTTAACCAACTCGGAAGAAATTGTCGAGGCCTGCTTGGTTCCTTTTATGGTCTTAATTGACAAGAGTAGCCTTGAAAACGGAATTATTAGGGTTAGAAATAGGTCTACAACTCTTGATGAAGCAGTTCATATAAGTAATCTAGTGAAGTATGTGATTACAAGATGTTAA